The Desulfovibrio subterraneus genome has a segment encoding these proteins:
- the murJ gene encoding murein biosynthesis integral membrane protein MurJ: protein MDMQPGTHQADSGSSQEHAQETAADPSPDEGENMERTVARNAAVVSGATLVSRVLGFVRDCVVASVLGAGPLADAFFIALRLPNLMRRLFGEGSLSLALIGEFAHTRQQSGAVSAHAMVRTCLVWLLIILGVVCVAAMYWSGPVTAMLAPGLLHSPEIFARTAELVRLCFPYALLICITALCGAVLQARGHFLAPALAPCVFNCSLIAGAAVAWIAGWPVPETLGVALLVAGVLQIALQQPFLARAGFRWRGAWSLKDEGAKRVGRQMLPSVFGAAVYQLSIVLTTMLASLLPEGSISHLYYADRLVQFPLGVFGVAVGTAALPALASLAARGETVRFRTALEDSLRLTLFISLPAAAGLAGMADPIVNILFGRGAFTDTAVQQTVLALWGYAPGLPAFAATRPLIAAFHARRDSATPVAAAVGGLAVTVGGGAVLMQFMGVAGLALAVSLGSWVNVVLLYRLFLRREQCGGFSFRWAAVYLLLSAGVWGAAAYSSFRFGAWSLIAIPVIIVFYAGSAMVCRSPDMRLLLRRQAAG from the coding sequence ATGGATATGCAGCCGGGTACACATCAGGCGGATTCCGGATCGTCGCAGGAACATGCGCAGGAGACTGCCGCCGACCCCTCGCCTGACGAAGGTGAAAATATGGAAAGAACGGTTGCCCGCAACGCCGCCGTTGTTTCAGGGGCTACGCTGGTTTCGCGTGTGCTGGGGTTTGTGCGCGACTGCGTGGTGGCTTCCGTGCTGGGGGCAGGCCCGCTGGCGGATGCCTTTTTCATAGCCCTGCGGTTGCCCAATCTCATGCGCAGGCTGTTCGGCGAAGGCTCGCTTTCTCTTGCCCTTATCGGTGAATTTGCCCACACCCGACAGCAGTCCGGAGCCGTATCGGCCCATGCCATGGTCCGGACCTGCCTTGTGTGGCTGCTGATCATTCTTGGCGTAGTGTGTGTTGCCGCCATGTACTGGTCCGGTCCGGTAACGGCGATGCTTGCACCCGGTCTGCTGCATTCCCCCGAAATATTTGCGCGCACGGCCGAGCTTGTGCGTCTGTGCTTTCCCTATGCGCTGCTTATCTGCATAACTGCCCTGTGCGGGGCCGTGCTGCAGGCGCGGGGGCATTTTCTCGCTCCGGCGCTGGCTCCCTGCGTCTTCAACTGCTCCCTTATCGCCGGTGCCGCCGTGGCATGGATTGCGGGCTGGCCCGTGCCGGAAACCCTTGGTGTTGCCCTGCTGGTTGCCGGTGTGCTGCAGATTGCATTGCAGCAGCCTTTTCTTGCGCGGGCGGGGTTCCGCTGGCGCGGCGCATGGTCGCTGAAGGATGAAGGGGCAAAGCGGGTGGGCAGGCAGATGCTGCCTTCCGTCTTCGGGGCGGCCGTCTATCAGCTGAGCATAGTGTTGACCACCATGCTGGCTTCTTTACTGCCTGAGGGCAGCATATCCCACCTGTATTATGCCGACCGGCTGGTGCAGTTTCCGCTGGGCGTTTTCGGCGTGGCCGTGGGCACGGCGGCACTGCCTGCGCTGGCAAGCCTTGCGGCCCGCGGCGAAACGGTCCGGTTCCGCACTGCGCTGGAAGATTCTCTGCGCCTTACCCTGTTCATCAGCCTGCCCGCTGCGGCGGGGCTTGCAGGCATGGCCGACCCCATTGTGAATATCCTTTTCGGGCGGGGCGCCTTTACGGATACTGCCGTGCAGCAGACCGTGCTCGCCCTGTGGGGCTATGCGCCGGGGCTGCCCGCCTTTGCGGCAACGCGCCCGCTTATTGCGGCCTTTCACGCCCGTCGCGATTCCGCAACGCCGGTTGCTGCGGCTGTGGGCGGGCTTGCGGTTACGGTGGGCGGCGGTGCCGTGCTCATGCAGTTCATGGGAGTGGCAGGTCTGGCCCTTGCCGTTTCCTTGGGCTCGTGGGTTAATGTTGTTCTTCTGTACCGGCTGTTCCTGCGCAGGGAACAGTGCGGCGGCTTCAGTTTCCGCTGGGCTGCGGTCTACCTTCTGCTGAGTGCGGGGGTGTGGGGGGCGGCGGCATACAGCTCATTCCGCTTTGGTGCATGGAGCCTTATAGCAATTCCTGTTATCATTGTATTCTACGCGGGGAGCGCTATGGTGTGCAGAAGTCCGGACATGAGGCTGCTGTTGCGGCGCCAGGCTGCCGGATAG
- a CDS encoding potassium channel family protein — MDFAEAKRRAYAEMRLWQRPFFILFCYLFTACFYSLAYFMHYREFKQLSHSLVDAFYFSMITITTLGYGDITPATELAKCIVASEAILGVIVIGLFLNSLASFYARVREETEKEDTRLKRLWNITKRLDLIEPAAVILLIAMNSMMAKKVKKFTATELRSITFHVGDLKDLFSPSHFYRAGISTPAVFFYFDCLRKFTAKVDLLVAQDDMSLERERARRIVNLLRKIESTDVEPAFREGHARKLSDGRREADVIRFYLSRVRRDPDSIPLRTVVTPVFILRDQIRLVIELLIELAELSEGVDRKALHQSV; from the coding sequence ATGGATTTTGCCGAGGCAAAACGGCGGGCCTATGCCGAGATGCGGCTGTGGCAGCGCCCTTTCTTCATCCTGTTCTGCTACCTGTTCACCGCCTGCTTCTATTCCCTTGCCTACTTCATGCACTACAGGGAATTCAAGCAGTTGAGCCACAGCCTTGTAGACGCCTTCTACTTTTCCATGATCACCATCACTACGCTCGGATACGGCGACATAACGCCCGCCACCGAGCTGGCAAAGTGCATTGTGGCCTCGGAAGCCATTCTCGGCGTTATCGTTATCGGCCTTTTTCTGAACTCGCTGGCCAGCTTCTATGCCCGCGTGCGTGAAGAGACGGAAAAAGAGGATACAAGGCTCAAGCGCCTGTGGAACATCACCAAGCGGCTCGACCTTATCGAACCGGCAGCCGTGATTCTGCTCATAGCCATGAACAGCATGATGGCCAAGAAGGTGAAGAAGTTCACCGCGACGGAGCTGCGATCCATCACCTTTCATGTGGGCGATCTGAAAGACCTGTTTTCGCCCAGCCATTTTTACAGGGCGGGCATATCCACCCCCGCCGTGTTCTTCTACTTCGACTGTCTGCGTAAATTCACCGCCAAGGTGGACCTGCTTGTGGCGCAGGACGACATGTCGCTGGAGCGGGAGCGCGCGCGGCGTATCGTGAACCTGCTGCGCAAGATAGAATCCACGGATGTGGAACCGGCCTTTCGCGAAGGGCATGCCCGCAAGCTGAGCGATGGCAGGCGCGAGGCCGATGTCATCCGGTTCTATCTGAGCAGGGTGCGCCGTGATCCTGATTCCATTCCCCTGCGCACGGTGGTGACCCCCGTGTTCATTCTGCGCGACCAGATACGGCTGGTTATCGAACTGCTCATCGAGCTGGCCGAGCTTTCCGAAGGGGTGGACAGAAAGGCGCTGCATCAGTCGGTCTGA
- a CDS encoding adenylate/guanylate cyclase domain-containing protein → MTSQNTTSPATTPPSTPLITAAPAGPLPDSPHSLPTGGTTQTHALAFYGVSALLMTIYGGLVCPFVDSLPVWQWAMVLIAGYATLHALRSFAEPAYVLPDDLGAGRRQFLLDIAFTSGLGIAITLFDMAIFGFPLESGLKVLTGTVSFGLFMALDITLERERIVALAMRGPEQNDRKMKDRNASTPKTYANDTYANNVGGRDVGGKEVGVDDSGDHDTGDTVTGDKDTSGDEAYVAKGYDEYAYVEDAGDHAGHGYAAKATLPDAPSGVGHTTQHREPEGSPPPAPPFSSLTRRISLLASVVMACNALIISMVVFKDLLYLQSLPPDDVRTQAVFVALEIVFVCAVILCFTLRVVWSYARNLRLAFNAQTDALESVRNGDLTVQVPEMRRDEFGLIARGTNHMIAGLREKRHIRNLLGKVVDPRIAEHLIRGTARGLALGGSRRDVIIFMSDIRDFTTTTETARPETVVEDLNTYFTACVEIITAHGGMVDKFIGDGMLAVFGLAEHEEGEECTCADNALQAAIAIRDRLPLINARLSSPVAIGIGLHTGQVISGLVGSPDRLEFTVIGDAVNTTARLESLSKLLGTSIIISDTLYKALKDSSLRSRMTYAGSHALKGKREPVSVWQLAH, encoded by the coding sequence ATGACCAGTCAGAATACGACCAGCCCGGCAACGACACCTCCATCAACGCCGTTGATCACAGCGGCACCGGCCGGACCATTGCCCGATTCACCGCACAGCCTGCCAACCGGAGGCACAACACAGACCCACGCCCTTGCCTTTTATGGTGTTTCCGCCCTGCTCATGACCATATACGGCGGGCTTGTTTGCCCCTTTGTGGATTCGCTGCCCGTCTGGCAATGGGCTATGGTGCTTATTGCGGGATACGCCACCCTGCATGCCCTGCGGTCGTTTGCCGAACCCGCCTATGTCCTTCCGGACGATCTCGGCGCGGGCAGGCGTCAGTTCCTGCTGGATATCGCGTTTACCTCCGGCCTCGGCATAGCCATTACCCTGTTCGACATGGCCATTTTCGGATTCCCGCTGGAAAGCGGGCTCAAGGTGCTCACCGGCACGGTAAGCTTCGGACTTTTCATGGCACTGGATATCACGCTGGAAAGGGAGCGGATTGTCGCACTGGCCATGCGGGGGCCTGAACAGAACGACCGGAAAATGAAAGACCGCAATGCGTCGACTCCCAAAACGTATGCCAATGACACGTATGCCAATAATGTGGGTGGCCGTGATGTGGGTGGTAAAGAAGTGGGAGTTGATGACTCGGGTGACCACGACACGGGAGACACGGTCACGGGTGACAAGGACACGAGTGGTGATGAGGCATATGTCGCTAAGGGGTATGATGAATACGCGTATGTTGAAGACGCGGGTGACCATGCCGGACATGGCTATGCCGCCAAGGCCACGCTCCCCGACGCCCCCTCAGGTGTTGGCCATACCACGCAGCATAGGGAGCCGGAAGGCAGCCCGCCGCCTGCGCCCCCCTTCAGCTCGCTCACACGGCGCATCTCGCTGCTCGCATCAGTCGTGATGGCCTGCAACGCCCTCATCATCTCCATGGTGGTTTTCAAGGACCTGCTCTATCTGCAGAGCCTTCCGCCTGACGATGTGCGGACACAGGCCGTGTTCGTGGCGCTTGAAATCGTCTTTGTCTGCGCCGTCATTCTCTGCTTCACGCTGCGGGTTGTCTGGTCATATGCCCGCAACCTGCGTCTTGCCTTCAACGCGCAGACCGATGCGCTGGAATCGGTGCGCAACGGCGACCTGACCGTACAGGTACCCGAAATGCGCCGTGACGAGTTCGGGCTCATCGCCCGTGGCACCAACCACATGATCGCAGGCCTGCGCGAAAAGCGGCACATCCGCAACCTGCTCGGCAAGGTGGTGGACCCGCGCATTGCCGAGCACCTGATACGGGGCACGGCACGTGGCCTTGCCCTTGGCGGCAGTCGCAGAGACGTGATCATTTTCATGTCCGACATACGCGATTTCACGACAACAACGGAAACCGCACGGCCCGAAACCGTGGTGGAAGACCTGAATACCTATTTCACGGCCTGTGTCGAGATAATCACCGCGCACGGCGGCATGGTGGACAAGTTCATCGGCGACGGCATGCTGGCCGTATTCGGGCTGGCAGAGCATGAAGAAGGAGAAGAGTGTACCTGCGCGGATAATGCCCTGCAGGCGGCCATTGCCATCCGCGACCGCCTGCCCCTTATCAACGCGCGCCTGTCGTCCCCAGTTGCCATAGGCATAGGGCTGCATACGGGGCAGGTCATTTCCGGCCTTGTGGGATCGCCGGACAGGCTGGAATTCACGGTCATCGGCGATGCCGTGAACACGACGGCACGGCTGGAATCCCTCAGCAAGTTACTGGGAACGAGCATTATTATTTCCGACACGCTGTACAAAGCGTTGAAGGACAGCAGCCTGCGCAGCCGCATGACTTATGCGGGCAGCCATGCCCTGAAGGGAAAACGCGAGCCGGTTTCAGTCTGGCAGCTTGCCCACTGA
- the murA gene encoding UDP-N-acetylglucosamine 1-carboxyvinyltransferase — protein sequence MEKLVIEGGQPLKGTIRISGAKNAALPILMGSILLDEPTTFTNVPNLKDIRTTIKLLDILGCPASFENGVVRTRPCELKPEAPYDLVKTMRASVLCLGPLLARLGYAKVAYPGGCAIGARPVNLHLSALEQMGVEFDLDSGYIIGKVDTLRGAHIVFEKITVGGTENLLMAAALAEGETILENAAREPEVVDLANFLIACGAKIEGHGTSVIRIQGVPRLHGCEYPIMADRIEAGTFMVAAAITKGDLLLEHCPYEALDAVNSKLREMGVEVTKEEGGVRVRYTGTLNSVDITTQPYPGFPTDMQAQFMALMCVADGSGMVEETIFENRFMHVLELVRMGADVRLVGRTARIKGGRELNGAPVMASDLRASASLVLAGLAAQGTTHVQRIYHLDRGYERIEEKLNPVGASIVRMQEIEE from the coding sequence ATGGAAAAACTCGTCATCGAAGGCGGGCAACCGCTCAAGGGAACGATTAGGATAAGCGGCGCAAAGAATGCCGCACTGCCCATTCTCATGGGGTCCATCCTTCTGGATGAACCCACCACGTTTACCAATGTCCCCAATCTCAAGGACATTCGCACCACCATCAAACTGCTCGACATCCTCGGCTGCCCCGCATCGTTTGAAAACGGCGTTGTGCGCACCCGCCCCTGCGAGCTCAAGCCCGAAGCACCCTATGATCTGGTGAAGACCATGCGTGCCTCGGTGCTGTGTCTCGGCCCGCTGCTGGCCCGTCTCGGGTATGCCAAGGTGGCATATCCCGGCGGCTGTGCCATTGGCGCGCGTCCGGTAAACCTGCATCTTTCCGCGCTGGAACAGATGGGCGTGGAGTTCGATCTGGACTCCGGCTACATCATCGGCAAGGTGGATACCTTGCGCGGCGCGCATATTGTTTTTGAAAAGATCACCGTGGGCGGAACGGAAAACCTGCTCATGGCCGCCGCTCTCGCCGAAGGTGAAACCATTCTTGAAAACGCCGCGCGCGAGCCGGAAGTGGTGGACCTTGCCAACTTCCTCATCGCCTGCGGTGCGAAGATTGAAGGCCACGGCACCAGCGTCATCCGCATTCAGGGTGTTCCGCGCCTGCATGGCTGTGAATATCCGATCATGGCGGACCGCATAGAAGCGGGCACCTTCATGGTGGCAGCCGCCATCACCAAGGGCGATCTGCTGCTGGAACATTGCCCCTATGAAGCACTGGACGCCGTTAATTCCAAGCTGCGTGAAATGGGCGTGGAAGTGACAAAGGAAGAAGGCGGCGTGCGTGTGCGGTATACCGGCACCCTGAATTCCGTGGACATCACCACCCAGCCTTATCCCGGGTTCCCCACCGACATGCAGGCCCAGTTCATGGCCCTGATGTGTGTGGCGGACGGCTCGGGTATGGTGGAAGAAACCATCTTCGAGAACCGCTTCATGCACGTGCTCGAACTGGTGCGCATGGGCGCGGATGTCCGCCTTGTGGGCCGTACGGCACGCATCAAGGGCGGACGTGAACTGAATGGCGCCCCTGTCATGGCTTCCGACCTTCGTGCCAGCGCATCGCTGGTGCTGGCAGGTCTTGCGGCTCAGGGTACCACCCATGTGCAGCGCATCTATCATCTGGACCGCGGGTATGAGCGTATTGAAGAAAAGCTCAATCCCGTGGGTGCCAGCATAGTGCGCATGCAGGAAATCGAAGAATAA
- a CDS encoding response regulator: protein MVKRTTGMGFKSLQAKLATLVVAVSTLVLLLFSAYDYVSVRHQKYVELETFTQQLAARSARTLLRPVWNVDLKAVESIIASELSDRRVFAMFVLEDDGRTVFTGVRNDGTRLAAIPLDETKDMLLYSEELSMDGQYIGSVLVMVTPEHVRKELLDQVIATGARTIALVAVLGFLILYVARRIVIRPLQRLSDTTHSIAEDKIYMVRAEKTHDDEIGSLVDSFNEMLERIEARDQMLNNRRKHLEALVSERTAELEEARRKSEEASKAKSEFVANMSHELRTPMNAIIGMTDIAEKTKLTAKQHEYLKIIKASARSLLGIVNDILDISKIEAQKLELEAIPFDLRKTLDEVTDLFGDRVSEKGVELVADVESDVPNSFLGDPLRLKQVLINLVTNAFKFTDRGEVYISISLASLEQGVAGLDFFVRDTGIGIAADRQEHLFEMFTQADGSTTRRYGGTGLGLAIARELVNLMGGEITVESEEGKGSIFRFSVPLRLAERQETRQYELPPEIWKHRVLLVEDNRSNRSVIERMLASMGMQCDSLENGAEALAVLERDASRYGLLLLDWRLPGMDGLQVVERLLAQKVALPPVMLMTAFGRESEVERAETLGIKAFLLKPVKIASLHRIILETFGFAEQGGDTVPEGLDMKEFNGVRALLVEDNIINQHVAREVLQSEGMTVDVAETGRVALDLLEDHTYDVIFMDLQMPVMDGFEATRAIRAMPKFDAVPIIAMTAHVMTEDKALAQSAGMNDYITKPIDRLLLFSALRKWVGPHRKQKADEVSPDGIAPEGLVPDRAGQALSSDTQAQGGASGTPIAPVLPAAGTGNGNGQQAPAKSMSATPRSLKDVLTVPEEQMPVCSEKVPLPKSLPGLDIVEGVQRVSGKEWLYLKILEGFLGAYGGSMVDFRALYEAGDKEGLSRKAHTVAGAAGNVSAKELRLKALAVEQAAGKGSDGLAVLLDALEVALEEACESMRTVVRMCSEE from the coding sequence ATGGTGAAACGAACAACAGGGATGGGGTTCAAGAGTCTGCAGGCAAAGCTGGCTACACTGGTGGTGGCTGTCTCTACGCTGGTATTGCTGTTGTTCAGCGCGTACGATTATGTTTCCGTGCGGCACCAGAAGTATGTGGAGCTGGAAACCTTTACCCAGCAGCTTGCGGCACGGTCCGCGCGTACCCTGCTCAGGCCGGTATGGAACGTGGACCTGAAGGCGGTGGAATCCATCATTGCCTCCGAGCTGAGCGACAGGCGGGTCTTCGCCATGTTCGTGCTGGAGGATGACGGCCGCACCGTTTTTACCGGAGTCCGCAACGATGGTACCCGCCTTGCCGCCATTCCCCTGGATGAAACAAAGGACATGCTGCTCTATTCCGAAGAGCTGAGCATGGACGGCCAGTATATCGGCTCCGTGCTGGTCATGGTTACGCCGGAGCATGTACGCAAGGAACTGCTTGATCAGGTTATCGCCACGGGCGCACGCACCATTGCCCTTGTGGCGGTGCTCGGATTTCTCATTCTGTACGTCGCCAGACGTATCGTCATTCGTCCTCTTCAACGTCTTTCCGACACCACGCACAGTATCGCCGAAGACAAGATTTATATGGTGCGTGCCGAAAAAACCCACGATGACGAAATTGGCTCTCTTGTGGACAGCTTTAACGAGATGCTTGAGCGCATAGAGGCGCGCGACCAGATGCTGAATAACCGCAGAAAGCATCTCGAGGCACTGGTGAGCGAGCGCACGGCAGAGCTGGAAGAGGCCCGGCGCAAGTCAGAAGAGGCCAGCAAGGCCAAGAGCGAATTTGTTGCCAACATGAGCCACGAACTGCGCACCCCCATGAATGCCATCATCGGCATGACCGACATAGCCGAAAAGACCAAGCTTACGGCCAAGCAGCATGAATATCTCAAAATAATAAAGGCTTCGGCCCGCTCGCTGCTCGGCATCGTCAACGACATTCTCGATATTTCCAAGATAGAGGCCCAGAAGCTGGAACTGGAAGCCATTCCCTTTGACCTGCGCAAGACGCTCGACGAAGTGACCGACCTGTTCGGCGACCGTGTTTCCGAAAAAGGGGTGGAACTTGTGGCAGACGTAGAATCCGACGTGCCCAATTCCTTCCTCGGAGACCCGCTCCGGCTCAAGCAGGTGCTCATCAATCTGGTGACCAACGCCTTCAAGTTTACCGACAGGGGCGAGGTGTATATTTCCATTTCCCTTGCCTCGCTGGAGCAGGGGGTTGCAGGGCTGGATTTCTTTGTGCGCGATACCGGCATAGGGATTGCGGCGGACAGGCAGGAGCACCTGTTCGAAATGTTCACGCAGGCCGACGGTTCGACCACCCGCAGGTATGGGGGGACGGGACTCGGGCTCGCCATTGCGCGGGAGCTGGTTAACCTTATGGGCGGCGAGATCACTGTGGAAAGCGAAGAGGGCAAGGGCAGCATCTTCCGCTTCTCCGTGCCGCTGCGTCTTGCCGAGCGGCAGGAAACGCGCCAGTACGAACTGCCGCCGGAAATATGGAAACACCGCGTTCTGCTGGTGGAGGACAACCGCAGCAACCGGTCCGTCATAGAGCGTATGCTGGCATCCATGGGTATGCAGTGCGATTCTCTTGAAAACGGAGCAGAGGCATTGGCAGTGCTTGAACGCGATGCCTCCCGCTACGGTCTGCTTCTGCTGGACTGGCGGCTGCCCGGCATGGACGGCCTGCAGGTTGTGGAACGGCTGCTTGCGCAGAAAGTGGCCCTGCCGCCCGTTATGCTGATGACGGCGTTCGGCCGTGAATCGGAAGTGGAGCGCGCAGAAACACTTGGTATAAAAGCCTTTCTGCTTAAACCCGTGAAGATCGCTTCGCTGCATCGTATTATACTTGAAACATTTGGCTTTGCCGAGCAGGGGGGCGATACCGTCCCCGAAGGTCTGGATATGAAGGAATTCAATGGCGTCAGAGCGTTGCTGGTGGAAGACAATATCATTAACCAGCATGTGGCCCGCGAGGTGCTCCAGAGCGAGGGTATGACTGTGGATGTGGCCGAAACCGGCCGCGTTGCGCTCGATTTGCTGGAAGACCACACCTACGATGTCATCTTCATGGATCTGCAGATGCCGGTCATGGACGGCTTTGAAGCCACCCGCGCCATCCGCGCCATGCCGAAGTTTGATGCCGTTCCCATTATCGCCATGACGGCACACGTGATGACGGAAGACAAGGCGCTGGCCCAGAGCGCGGGCATGAACGATTATATCACCAAGCCCATAGACAGGCTGCTGCTGTTCAGCGCGCTGCGTAAATGGGTTGGTCCACACCGCAAGCAGAAGGCGGATGAGGTATCACCCGACGGAATTGCACCGGAAGGATTGGTTCCAGACAGGGCAGGGCAGGCGCTTTCATCTGATACGCAGGCTCAGGGAGGAGCTTCCGGCACGCCCATTGCCCCCGTTCTGCCTGCAGCAGGGACTGGTAACGGCAACGGGCAGCAGGCACCTGCAAAGAGCATGAGCGCAACACCGCGGAGCTTGAAAGACGTGTTAACCGTGCCTGAGGAGCAGATGCCCGTTTGCAGCGAGAAAGTGCCGCTGCCAAAGAGCCTCCCCGGTCTTGATATCGTGGAAGGTGTGCAGCGTGTCAGCGGCAAGGAATGGCTGTACCTGAAGATTCTGGAAGGATTTCTGGGCGCGTATGGCGGCTCCATGGTTGATTTTCGCGCATTGTACGAAGCCGGAGATAAGGAGGGGCTGTCGCGCAAGGCGCATACCGTCGCGGGGGCAGCCGGAAATGTTTCCGCAAAGGAACTGCGGCTGAAGGCGCTGGCTGTGGAGCAGGCTGCGGGCAAGGGCAGCGATGGTCTTGCAGTTTTGCTGGATGCTCTTGAGGTGGCGCTTGAAGAGGCTTGCGAATCCATGCGCACGGTCGTGCGCATGTGCTCTGAAGAATAG
- a CDS encoding acyl-CoA thioesterase has translation MEGRKVSDSETVATHRALPSDANPAGNVHGGVILKHIDLAGAVCAMRHARGHTVVTASIDRMEFKAPAHVGELLILRASVNMVSSRSMEVGVRVESEDLLTGDVRHVASAYLTFVAMDENRKPTPAPPLILESQTHQRRNEEAKRRRELRQEERRREKLAQESMAHAAGGEPVRAKEFY, from the coding sequence ATGGAAGGGCGCAAGGTCAGTGACAGCGAAACCGTGGCAACGCACCGCGCATTGCCCAGCGATGCCAATCCCGCAGGCAATGTGCATGGCGGGGTCATTCTCAAGCATATAGATCTGGCCGGAGCCGTGTGTGCCATGCGCCATGCGCGGGGCCACACCGTGGTGACAGCCTCCATAGACCGCATGGAATTCAAGGCCCCCGCCCATGTGGGGGAACTGCTCATTCTCAGGGCCAGCGTGAACATGGTGAGCTCCCGTTCCATGGAAGTGGGCGTGCGTGTGGAATCGGAAGACCTGCTCACCGGCGACGTGCGCCACGTGGCCTCTGCCTACCTTACGTTTGTGGCCATGGATGAGAACCGCAAGCCCACGCCCGCACCGCCCCTCATTCTGGAAAGCCAGACCCATCAGCGCAGAAACGAAGAGGCCAAGCGCCGTCGTGAGCTGCGGCAGGAAGAGCGCCGCCGCGAAAAGCTGGCGCAGGAAAGCATGGCCCATGCGGCTGGCGGTGAGCCGGTTCGGGCCAAGGAATTTTACTAG